The genomic DNA TGCCACGGGTGGGGTAAATCCTACCACCCCCCGATTTCCGCACGGATACCAGGTCAAAGCCGATCCCTAGCTGCCGAAGCTTCTCCAAAGCCAGGGTGAACTCGTCTTTTGGCAGGAAACCGTCGCGGAGGAGGAGAACCCTGGAGGGTAGCCTTCCGCTCTTGCGCTTAAAGACGAGAAGGGCTTCCTCCAGGAGGTCCCAGACCACTTCCCCGGGGATGCTTTCCCCCGCTTGCGCCTCGGGAAGGCTCCAAAGGAGATGCCCGCCATCGCTCCCCACCGCACAGGCCGCACCCCCAAAGCGGAAAGACTTTCTGCCTCCCGCATCGAACCCTACGGCCAGGTCCGCGGGGTAGGTACCCTTCAGCGCTACCACCTGCAACCCCGCCTTGGCGAGAAGCCCCAGAAGGGCGTTTTCTAGGCGATGGCGCTCTTCTTTTTGGATGGGGAGGTTGAGGAGCTGGCTCGGGAGCCCCTCCTTTAGGAAGAGGGCCTTCAGGCGGTTGCGCTCTTCCCAAGAAAGGGGTGGGGTCAGAACCAGTACGGCTTGAACGCCCGCTTCTTTTGCTCTTGCCAGAGCTTCACGAAAGGCGAGGGTTTGGGAAGGGTCCGCATGGATTTCCCGGACATGGAGCCGGGCCTGGCTTGCCCTAAAAGTATGTTCCAAGGCCCTGAGAAGGAAATCGGGCCATCCTCGAGCCCCGTCTAGGCGGAGGAGGGCCAGGGTGGTTTCCTGAGCCCGGTAAAGCCCCACGCGTAACGCATCCGCCGGTTTGCCCACCTTCGTTCGGGCCCGAAGCTCGGGCATGCGCATACGGCACGCCCGGGCCTCTACGGGCTTGGGGTGCTCCACCCCGAGCTTTCGCGCCACCAACAGGGCAACCTTGCGCGTTTCTTCCTGGCGTTGGTTCCAAGGAATAGACAAGACTAAGTTAGATCCCCCTTCTTCGTGGAGGTCCTCGAGGGTAAGCACCGGAACAAGCAGGCTCGTCAGGTGGGGAATTTCCTTCTTTGCGTCCTTGGCGTTTGCCACCCACGCCACCCGACCCCATCTTCCATCCCGAATGCGTCCCTTGGAAGCGTGGTACTCCACAAGGCTTAGGCCCCCCGAAAGCAGGATGCTTTTGGGGTCTTCCTCCCCCAGCCTGAGGAGCTCCCAGGTGCGGCCATCGTAGGTGTTCTTAACCCGCTTGGGTGGGGGGTGACCCTGGGCGAGCCAAGCCTCGAGGGTCCTATCGCAGAGGATCCGGTAGGTGGGGTCTACCTCCAGGATGATCTCCCCGGCGGCGGAAACCCAAAGGTCTAGGGTTGCTCCTTTAAGCACCCGCCACCCGGAGCCCCGAGCGTGCTCCTTCCGATAGAACGCCCATCCCTCAACCCAAAAGCCCTTTCCGCGGAGCTGTTCTAGCACTTCCCGAAGGCTGCGGGCCAAGGCGGAAAGGGACCCCGTTCGGGGGGGTTGCGAGGGTCCAAGGCCCTTCGTGGTTTTGCATTGATAGGTGTTTGGCTGCGGATCTAAAAGCCCAACGGCCACGTGTTTTCTCGTGCAAGGCCTGCTAGGGAATAAGGAAGCACACGGGCTAACCGTCCCAGTGGGGGCGCCCGAGGGTCATCCCCCGCGACGCCACCTGGAGCAGGAGAAAGCCTTCTAGAAGGAAATCCGCTTCACTATAGGTGAGGTCACTTACTATTAACCAATATAGAGAAGGGCCTCCTCCCTGGCGTTTAAGGTTCGTGTAAGGGGGCGATGGCTAGCCTAGGGGAGGAGGTGAAGGTATGCGTTTCCCATGGCAGTCGGTTGTGTTGGGTTTCGGCCTAGCCCTCCTCCTTGCCGCCTGCGGGGGGCGGGGGGCAGTCGGGGGGAAGCAACGCCAGCACCGTGACGGTTTCCCTCTTGGACCCCGCTGGCGCCCTGGCAGGGGCGTACTACCGGGTTGGTTCGGGGAACTGGCAACCCATCAACTTTACGGGGGGACAGTTTGCCTTCCAGGCGAGCGGGCAGTACGAGGTGGTGGCCCGCTGCCGAGGTGAACCGGACCGGATTTACCACACCAAGGCCACGCCTTCCCAGCTGAGCCGGGTGGTGGTCCAATGTTCTACCGTAAGTGCAACCCAGGCTCGGGTCACGCTCACCGCCCACCTTCCCTCTTCCATCGGTGATACCCCGATTGAGGATGGGAGCACGTTGTTGGCAGCTGAGCTTGATGTGAGGTTCTTCCCTTTGCTTGGTTGGGCTCTTATCCCGGAAAGGGGGCAGGTACAGTCCCGCCAGGCGCAGCTGACTGCGTTTTTCCCTCCTGGTTTACAGGATGTTCTTCTGACACTTATGGGCACAGGCGTTACGGGTACAGGCTTTTCCCACTGCTTACAGCCGATTGGGTGGAAGCGGGTACGCCTAGATATTGCGGACGCCCAAAGCTACACGGTGGACGAGAACGGCTGGCAGGCCTTCCACACCACGCCCTCCATACGCGTTTCCTCTGGTGGAAACCCCAGCACGCCTTGGGCCTACGTGGCCTACTTCAAGGAAGGCATGAAGAGCTTGGGCTACGTTGGCTTCTCCGACGGTACCACGGATTGCCGCTACGGTACCCTTCCTCCCCAGGAGGGGGGCGTGTACCTGGGCATAGCGGTATCTGCTACAAGCTTTAGCGAAAGCTCCTTCCAGGCATTTGCCGTCTTGAAGGATTTGCGGGGGCAGGACTGGGTGGTGGAGATGCCTCCGCTTTGGCCAGACGGGGCCTTGATCGTTTCGGGTAGCACGGTGACCCTCAGCTATCCGCATGCGCTTAGCTACACCCTCCGGGCGAACGGCTTCCTACAAGATAGGCAGACCCTAACCAACATTCACCTTTACGCCACCCTGTTCCCAGGGAACGGGGGCGCTGTTTATGCACCTCCCGACGCGGGGGAAGAGCTCGGCTACGTGGTGAACCCTTCCGACACCTATTCGGTGGAGGCCTTGGCCTTTCTCCGGAACACCAAGGGCACCTCTCCTTCGGGCCTTTTTGGTCCGGGAGTTTTCCCCGATGAAGCCACCTTGTAGGGGTTGGATCTCGCCGTCGCTAGCATCTTCGTGGCTCAAGGCGACTGAATCCTCTTTTGCGGGGGCCGAAAGAGGGGCCTACGTGAAGGGCTGAAAGGAAAAGAATCCTCAGGTGCAGGCCACATCTTGGCCCCGCACCTTTCTTTTGCTCCATTGAGGTCTGAGTTAAGCGGCGGGTACTAGGTGCCAAGCGGTTGTTCGGGCCAGGCGAAGGAGGATGGAGAAGGGCACCTTTTAGGCTCCTTTGGCAAGGCGGGTAAGTGTGGGGCTTAGGTTAGGGGCCCGGGTATAGGGCCATGACGCTAGGGGGAGGGATAAAAGCGCCACCTGGGAAGGTGCTGTCCAACCTCGCTACACTTTGAGATGAGTCCCTTTTGTCTTCCCCGATAGAAGGAGGGGCACCTCGAGGCTTTCCTCGTGATAACGGCTAACGCACAGGAACCTCGGCACCCATCTTGCTGCCATGTTAGCCGGCAGAAAAGCGCCGAAACCCTGTGCGCCCGCCCGTGGGAGGGTCCCTTCTAGCCTATGGGGAAGGTGTCCACACGAGAACCCTTTTCGGGCAAGGAGTGTCTGTCGTGTCCCCTGTGCCTAGCTGTCCCCGGTCGTTTAGGCCCCACGCGTAGAGGGCGAGGTTGCCTCCTTCCTGAACGATTGCCAAGGAGAAATCGTATCCTGCTTTCACCAACACGGCCCCACTAAGAAATCCCGTGCACCCCCCACCCTTGACCCGCGCCGGCGTGGGGGAGGGGTCGCCCGCGGTGCCCTGGCCTAACTGGCCGTGGTCG from Thermus hydrothermalis includes the following:
- a CDS encoding argonaute PAZ domain-containing protein produces the protein MLKGATLDLWVSAAGEIILEVDPTYRILCDRTLEAWLAQGHPPPKRVKNTYDGRTWELLRLGEEDPKSILLSGGLSLVEYHASKGRIRDGRWGRVAWVANAKDAKKEIPHLTSLLVPVLTLEDLHEEGGSNLVLSIPWNQRQEETRKVALLVARKLGVEHPKPVEARACRMRMPELRARTKVGKPADALRVGLYRAQETTLALLRLDGARGWPDFLLRALEHTFRASQARLHVREIHADPSQTLAFREALARAKEAGVQAVLVLTPPLSWEERNRLKALFLKEGLPSQLLNLPIQKEERHRLENALLGLLAKAGLQVVALKGTYPADLAVGFDAGGRKSFRFGGAACAVGSDGGHLLWSLPEAQAGESIPGEVVWDLLEEALLVFKRKSGRLPSRVLLLRDGFLPKDEFTLALEKLRQLGIGFDLVSVRKSGGGRIYPTRGSLSDGLLVPLENRTFLLLTVHREFRGTPRPLKLVHEEGDTPLEVLAEQIYHLTRLYPASGFAFPRLPAPLHLADRLVKEVGRLGVRHLKEVDREKVFFV